A genomic region of Paramormyrops kingsleyae isolate MSU_618 chromosome 19, PKINGS_0.4, whole genome shotgun sequence contains the following coding sequences:
- the ccn2a gene encoding CCN family member 2a, protein MSAGMNTLKSSALLCLTFFCWASAQECSSRCNCPVVPPQCAPGVSLVPDACGCCRVCAKQLGELCGERDVCDPHKGLFCDFGSPVNRRIGVCTAKEGATCLFGGMVYRSGESFQSSCKYQCTCLDGAIGCVPLCSIDVRLPSPDCPVPRRVKVPGKCCEEWVCDAPHQQTFVGPALPAYREEDTYGPDPSLMRDNCLVQTTEWSACSKSCGLGISTRVTNDNRECRLEKQSRLCMVRPCESHLEQSIRKGKKCIRTPRVSKPMKFELSGCTTTKSYLPKFCGVCTDGRCCTPHRTATLPMEFKCPDGQVMKKQMMFVKTCACHYNCPSENDVFESMYYKKMLGDMA, encoded by the exons ATGTCTGCGGGAATGAACACGCTGAAGAGCAGCGCTCTGCTATGCCTCACGTTCTTCTGCTGG GCCTCGGCCCAGGAGTGCAGCAGCCGGTGCAACTGCCCCGTCGTCCCACCCCAGTGTGCCCCCGGGGTAAGCCTGGTGCCGGACGCCTGCGGCTGCTGCAGAGTGTGCGCCAAGCAGCTGGGTGAGCTCTGTGGCGAGCGGGACGTCTGCGACCCCCACAAGGGGTTGTTCTGCGACTTCGGCTCGCCGGTTAACCGCCGCATCGGTGTCTGCACAG CTAAAGAAGGCGCCACCTGTCTGTTCGGAGGAATGGTGTACAGGAGCGGCGAGTCCTTCCAGAGCAGCTGTAAATACCAGTGCACCTGCCTGGATGGCGCCATAGGCTGCGTCCCGCTCTGCAGCATCGACGTGCGCCTGCCCAGCCCCGACTGCCCCGTGCCCCGGCGGGTCAAGGTCCCCGGGAAGTGCTGCGAGGAATGGGTGTGTGACGCTCCACACCAGCAGACCTTCGTGGGCCCTGCTCTTCCCG CCTACAGAGAAGAAGATACCTATGGGCCTGACCCTTCTCTGATGCGGGACAACTGCTTGGTCCAGACCACCGAGTGGAGTGCCTGCTCCAAGTCCTGTGGCCTGGGCATCTCCACCCGGGTCACCAATGACAACCGCGAGTGCCGGCTGGAGAAGCAGTCCCGCCTGTGCATGGTCCGCCCCTGCGAGTCACACCTGGAGCAGAGCATCAGG AAAGGGAAGAAGTGCATCCGGACCCCCAGAGTCTCCAAGCCCATGAAGTTCGAGCTCTCCGGCTGCACCACCACCAAGTCCTACCTGCCCAAGTTCTGCGGCGTGTGCACGGACGGCCGCTGCTGCACCCCTCACCGGACCGCCACCCTGCCCATGGAGTTCAAGTGCCCCGACGGCCAGGTCATGAAGAAGCAGATGATGTTCGTCAAGACGTGCGCCTGCCACTACAACTGCCCCAGCGAGAACGACGTCTTCGAGTCCATGTACTACAAGAAAATGCTGGGCGACATGGCGTGa